In Tenebrio molitor chromosome 6, icTenMoli1.1, whole genome shotgun sequence, one genomic interval encodes:
- the LOC138134175 gene encoding RNA-binding protein 41-like has product MYNKLSANSKKRNISFEDEPPEKKLISDGDIFIKQLAEQQRNTNINLEEQLSSKNRFYKSTELISLTNYTSGANSLEEFSFVIKHSNDVEKLKSHGLHDKDIELIFDYKNGMEHVRNKHKNMNIDVLKKRLGEIFEKINRTDGDDKKEVVPHDRLKTELILSAKPASVETRLLKFALQNKQTCKEQLPHPMDQIKLLEEQFTSDQSPVNIKKIRRKARCLTKQIEAASSSAKQEPAVNKSTSNNDIFNWNSKWDKKESEDNSYILTEKKTFTCKPQNYYTIKDGKIIKINHTERDKEVTKNKLSVEEIKLIPKFSNYVKGTPSKILFLKNLKSGVTEDDIRNVFGEFLDKILSVRIMKGKMRGQAFVDVVDEESAENILNQCSGIILKNKPVIIQFGKSK; this is encoded by the exons atgtacaataagTTAAGtgcaaatagtaaaaaaaGGAATATCAGTTTTGAGGATGAACCtcctgaaaaaaaattgatttctgatggtgatatttttattaaacagttAGCAGAACAACAAAGAAATACGAATATTAACTTGGAGGA gCAGTTGTCTTCAAAAAATCGCTTTTATAAATCAACAGAATTAATATCTTTAACAAATTACACATCTGGGGCAAATAGTCTGGAAGAGTTTAGTTTTGTGATAAAACATTCTAAtgatgtggaaaaattaaagTCTCATGGATTACATGACAAAGATATTGAACTGATCTTTGACTATAAAAATGGAATGGAACATGTAAGAAATAAGCACAAAAACATGAACATTGATGTACTGAAAAAACGTCTTggagaaatttttgaaaaaattaataggaCAGATGGTGATGATAAGAA GGAAGTTGTCCCACATGACCGACTTAAAACTGAATTGATTTTATCTGCAAAACCAGCTAGTGTAGAGACAAGATTATTAAAGTTTGCCTTGCAGAATAAACAGACATGTAAAGAACAGTTACCACATCCGATGGACCAAATTAAACTGTTAGAAGAGCAGTTCACAAGTGATCAGTCCCctgttaatataaaaaaaattagaaggaAAGCAAGATGTTTAACAAAACAGATAGAAGCAGCTAGCAGCAGTGCAAAGCAAGAACCTGCTGTGAACAAGTCAACAAGTAAtaatgatatttttaattggaaCTCAAAATGGGATAAAAAAGAGTCAGAAGATAACAGTTATATTCTCACAGAGAAAAAAACGTTTACATGCAAACCACAAAATTATTACACAATCAAAGATggcaaaattattaaaataaatcatacAGAAAGGGATAAAGAAgttaccaaaaataaattgtctgTGGAAGAAATTAAACTAATACcaaaatttagtaattatGTAAAAGGGACACCTTCAAAAATCCTATTcctaaaaaatttgaaaagtggAGTAACAGAAGATGACATTCGAAATGTTTTTGGAGAATTCTTAGACAAAATTTTGTCTGTAAGGATTATGAAGGGTAAAATGAGAGGTCAAGCTTTTGTTGATGTTGTAG ATGAGGAGTCAGCTGAAAATATCTTGAACCAATGTAGtggaataattttgaaaaacaagccTGTAATAATTCAGTTTGGGAAgtcaaaatga
- the LOC138134176 gene encoding uncharacterized protein C7orf50-like has product MTNEIVQKNKKNRHRYNKQSRLVSFEEEVVPKNAAEQILLKETPVNVDDKSKKKKKKGIDTSVDAHEETVDEVANMHEVCENSKSKKKKKKKTKIEQSEGSMEESIEPKSEESKREHKQKRSASQITRNEETESVSENVEIGDGQDYKPKKKKKKNHDKQPESDENGLPPTNTAEKKKEESIRAQKRKKHVKLLEEKKVKKELHSQQESLNYLSKWKHTRDEWKFEKLRQIWLLHNLYDSDKIPQEFWETLLEYFNNAQGKVRDTLLKEAVKIVEENSEDTENSCKVERARDIIQNLQE; this is encoded by the coding sequence atgacaaacgaaatcgtccagaaaaataagaaaaacagGCATAGGTATAATAAACAATCAAGGCTAGTTTCGTTTGAAGAGGAAGTTGTTCCCAAGAATGCTGCAGAACAAATTCTTCTCAAAGAAACTCCAGTAAATGTGGATGATAAAAgtaagaagaaaaagaagaagggGATAGATACGTCTGTGGACGCACATGAAGAAACTGTTGATGAAGTAGCAAATATGCATGAGGTTTGTGAAAATTCCAAGTctaagaagaaaaagaagaagaaaacgaAAATTGAGCAGTCTGAAGGTAGCATGGAGGAATCAATAGAGCCCAAAAGTGAGGAATCCAAGAGAGAacataaacaaaaaagaaGTGCCTCACAAATAACTAGAAATGAAGAGACTGAGTCTGTATCTGAAAATGTGGAAATAGGTGATGGGCAAGATTACAAACctaagaaaaagaagaagaaaaaccaTGATAAGCAACCTGAAAGCGACGAAAATGGTTTGCCACCAACTAATACtgcagagaaaaaaaaagaagaatccATAAGAGCACAAAAACGGAAAAAACATGTCAAACTCCTGGAAGAAAAAAAGGTGAAGAAGGAGCTGCATTCACAACAGGAATCTTTGAATTATTTGTCTAAATGGAAGCACACTCGGGACGAGtggaaattcgaaaaattgCGCCAAATTTGGTTGCTGCACAATTTATATGATTCAGATAAAATTCCGCAAGAATTTTGGGAAACGCTGTTGGAGTACTTTAATAACGCGCAAGGGAAAGTCAGAGACACTTTGTTAAAGGAAGCAGTGAAGATTGTGGAAGAAAATTCAGAAGATACTGAAAATAGTTGTAAAGTTGAGAGAGCTAGAGATATTATACAGAACTTACAAGAGTAA
- the LOC138134178 gene encoding 26S proteasome non-ATPase regulatory subunit 10-like, producing MARQNTIFESAHKGDFDLIKNRLEEDPSLLSKVDENDRILLHWCSVGGSFKLATLLVELGSPIDPRDDTDTTPLILASSAGHAEIVNLLLEKGANVNHQSCEGHSALQYAASKGWLSICLKLLEYKANINICDKRGATPLHRAASKGNLEIVRLLIENGGLLNVNARDVYGCTALHLACEEDRQDVAKLLVQNGGDLDSKNRDGLTPLELCTMHLKKALEIIKSKIH from the exons atggcaagacaaaatacaattttcgaGTCAGCACACAAAGGTGATTTTGACTTGATTAAAAACAGACTGGAAGAGGATCCATCGTTATTATCAAAAGTCGACGAA AACGACAGAATTTTACTGCATTGGTGTTCTGTTGGTGGTAGTTTTAAATTAGCAACGTTGTTGGTCGAACTGGGTTCACCCATAGACCCCAGAGACGACACTGACACGACACCTTTAATCTTGGCAAGTTCTGCAGGTCACGCAGAAATTGTCAACCTTTTGCTAGAAAAGGGGGCGAACGTTAATCACCAATCGTGCGAGGGTCACTCAGCTTTACAGTATGCAGCTTCAAAAGGCTGGTTATCG ATTTGCCTAAAACTTCTCGAATATAAAGCCAACATTAACATATGCGACAAGCGGGGTGCTACTCCGTTACACCGCGCAGCTTCCAAAGGCAATTTGGAAATAGTCAGATTGTTGATTGAAAACGGGGGGCTTCTGAACGTGAACGCACGGGATGTTTACGGCTGCACCGCTCTCCATTTGGCGTGCGAAGAAGACCGACAAGACGTTGCAAAGTTGTTGGTACAAAATGGAGGGGACTTGGACTCAAAAAATAGAGATGGACTGACGCCGCTAGAGCTGTGCACGATGCACTTGAAAAAAGCCCTGGAAATTATAAAATCCAAAATCCattga